GCAGCGTCTTGCCCTGGCCGACGATGACATCGACCGGGCCCGTGACCGCGGTGGTGACGCCGAAGGCCCAGTGCGCGGCCGTGGCCACCGCTTCCGGGTCTTCGTCCCCGGTCGCTTCAACCCCGCGCACCTCACCGGCGCCGACCAGCGCCCCGACCTCGCCCCGGTTGCCGCGGAGGACCGTGATCGGCAGCTCGCGCAGCAGGCGGAGCGCGCTCTCGGTCCGGAACCGGGTCGCCCCGGCCCCGACCGGATCGAGCAGGATGGGGA
The genomic region above belongs to Pseudomonadota bacterium and contains:
- a CDS encoding hydroxyethylthiazole kinase is translated as PILLDPVGAGATRFRTESALRLLRELPITVLRGNRGEVGALVGAGEVRGVEATGDEDPEAVATAAHWAFGVTTAVTGPVDVIVGQGKTLRVANGHPLLARITGSGCMASTAIGIFLTAGADPVVQTALALGTYGLAAERAAIGSDGPGTFRARLLDEVANLHDTGVAGLNVSLA